In Oryza sativa Japonica Group chromosome 1, ASM3414082v1, the genomic stretch CGCCTCCTTGCTTCTTCAGTTGTCAAAAGCTCAcctataataaaaaatagacaTGATAGTCAAAGTAAGTTACAATAGCTTAGATATCAATTCCAATAGTCAAATACTCAAATTATAGAGCAGAGCAAAATggaaatcacaaaaaaaaatgagtttaAACGGAGATGGCATAAGGATAATGTCCAATCAGCCCCATCCAATTATTACAAATCATAAAACCATTGCATCATCTTTCCTGTTAATAACTATGAAATGATGGCCAGATATAGTCAATCCTCCTGCTACAAGCCTACAACAACCAAACCTAAGAACAACTGAAACAGTGTAAACAATTTGCAGTGCAAATCTTCCCTACCCAGAAAAGAATTCAAATGCTAGTAAAGCACAAATAATGAGCATATTACAGTTTTAGTAAAAGAATGACACTTTAATCCTAATGAATACTGATGGAAAGCATGAGTAAGCCTATGGCAACCGCATAAGAATTTGGCAAGGTGATAAAGATGATGAGCAGTCACAACAATCTTCAATGACCCAGGGTGTTCATTTCCAAACTACAGTTTTCTTAACAACAAAGTACACAAATAATGACAAGGCAATTGTAAATCCCCATGTGACCTCTTGCAAAGCTGTATTGCCGGTGCATGTCTGAACTATTGTGTTCCGATAAGCCGGAAACTTGATATTTCTTAGTCTAAATCTATAACCTTAATTATGTATACTGATACCTATTTCCAACCACATTTACACCCAAAATGCATGATTCTTTAATCTCCTATGATGCCTGACTGCAAATGCTCTTGACATGAATTCCTGGGTACATTAGTAAGAGCTTGCCCTCTAAGAACTAGGATTATATGTATAAAAGGAATGTTAAAACCTATCTTTGTTGTAGAAAATAATGGAACATGGGCTATCCATATGAGAAGAAAAGAGCTGCACTCTGAGCAACTAATTATTGAGTTGTCTCATTTCCTTGATGCGTTGAAATGATCGAATAGCAACAACACAACAACACAACCACCTAAAATACAAGGAGAGAGATATATAGCACTACTATGCCATGTTGAGATGCAACCAGAGCCCAGCTGCATAGGAACGCAGAGGCATCTCCCAAACCATTCATTTTCTGTAATATCTTTCTACACCGCCATTTCTAATGGATATAGAAGGATGAAACGAAATCAACAACTTTCGGTAAAAGAATTAACATATGACATCGCTTTCCTCATTACGATTCACTGGTGCAATAACAAGGCAAATTTGGCATGGAGCATTTATGGTGTGATAAATTTTACAGatcattttataatttatacgGAGTAGAGGGGAAAGAGTTGCATTACCAGCATACTCGCAAACGAACTGCCCGCGGCGAAGGACCTCGGCGGCGTGCAGCCCCCACCCTTTCTCCCGGTGGCGCACGACGCGCAGCCGCACCGTGACGCCGAGCTGGGTCCGCCGGTTCCCGCACGAGGGCCCGCACGCGCACCCGTCGCCGCACTCCCTGAGGCTCCCCATCCCCGCCTCCGACCCCAAGCCGACCGCCTCAGCCTCCGGGTCAGCGCACGGGcacccccgcgcgccgccgcacgccccCTGAGCGCACGCGCACCCGGACGAGGGGAACCCGCCTAGGTCGGAGCGAGGCCATGTGGGGCCTGGCGGTCGTGCCCACGTGCGCCCCCACGGCTGGGCGCGGCGGggtgaggcggaggcggaggacggGGTGAGGGAGAAGGGGGTGTAGAGGAAGTAGGCGTAGGGCTTGCCGTCGACGAGGTTGTCGAAGGGGATGGGGTGAGGCTCCAGCCCGtgcgccgcgtcggcggcgcggccggcgctgACGCTGGAAGCGGCCGCACGCAGGGCGCGGCTGGCGGAGGCCGCAGCGGCGAGGTCTTGCGGCGGCAGCCACGGCAAGACCAGCTCGGCCAACTCGCCGACGGCGCCGGGCGTTGCTGAGTTTCTCATTTGAGCATTTTGGAATGGAACAGACGGTATATCCAGTTATCTATAGTTTCATCTGCACTAGAATGAGCTCGACTCGTTGATTCGTTGCGAGTTCGATGTTCgggaggtaccaaattttgtGATCTCGACGAAATTTGAAAACAACAAATTGCacctatcaaaattttgactATGCCAAGGTTTGCCCGGATTTTGgcgctaaggctgtgtttagttctatgctaaaattagaagtttgaaaaaattaaaataatgtgacagaaaagttggaagtttgtgtgtgtaagaaagttcgatgtgatgtaaaagttagaagtttgaaaaaaaaagattaaaatctaaacagggcctaacaaATGATGACAAGATCTATTTATGCAACAAGATATACATGGTAGTTTcataaattttgacaatttgaccttttgcaaaaactatttttacaaatgaaccgccgccaaaacttatttcaaaaataaccttttgtttagcgccaaatcatgtggcgctgaatttagacacctcagcACCAAATAGCGTGGCGCTGAATGTGCGTTAGCACGCTGACTTAGCCTCCCATCCGCGATAGTACGGCATTCAGCGCcagttgacgtggcgctgaggtgtctaaattcAGCGCCGGGTGATTTGACGCTGAAAAAAAGtatcatttttgaaataagttttggcaacggtttatttgtaaaattaaaattagttttttaaaagggtCAAAAATTTGTGTGGTACTATTGCAGTACTGCAAGGGATCTCAGTTGGTTTCGTCCCAGCCTGACATCCATGGAAAAGAGGGATATGCAGGGAAGAGTAGGTCAAGGTGTTTAATGATCATGAAAATCATCATGTTAGTTTGCCTAGAAGAGCTAAAATACATTATACACACAAATTTCAACATCCTTGTTTCTAAACTCTGATGGACACGAATATATCGAGTCCCCGAAATCTGGGTCTAAGATATGGCCGCCAGTAACACCAAAAGATGTATCGCTTGATGCGTACAAAATATGTTTCTCAAGAAACAAACTATAAACGAAGTATCCAAGATTTCCTTGAACGCAGCAAGTAACGGATTGGAGTCCACACTGGACGAGGACTCCTATCTAGTAGACCGAAGCATAAGACTTCTAAGTAGCAGTAGCATCAGCGTCCTCTGTAGATTTCTTGTATTCAGGCTTAAGTTCATGCGTCCCTTGATTTGGACCCCTTTTGTTGTAGAAACACAGATCATTCAATATCTCCTTCAAGAATTGCTGCACAGAAACAAGCCGGGAGAGTTGAGGCTTTGATATCAGAACATGCAATAACTAGAGTTGGTGCTAGCAATTTCTTAACAAATGCTCCACCCTCGGCATAATTAGGATAACTTGAGAAAAAATACCTCTGGTTGATCAGTTTCTTGCATGAGATTCTTAAGAGACCAATTCGGCTGCCTCTCAAAAAGCTTGAATAAGATATTTTCCAGTTCCCTGCGATCCCTTCTCGTTCTTTTCATGTCTGATGGTTTTACTGGTAGTGGCTTCTTCTCCTTCtgctgggaaaaaaaaacttacaataGATTATAGACCCTTCATTATAGATCTACATTGCCAATAGAAAGATTGGTTTAAAAAAAGTAAGTTAAAATGTTTCTGCGGAGCAGTTGATAGTTGAGGGGAAAAGGAACTGTGCTAGTTAACAGGATCCGATAAACTATcaacataggaaaaaaaatacatgaaacATGGCATTGTTATCTGAAGAAAGATTACTTTTGGACCAGAAGACATCAGACCCACCAAGCCAGGCAACGGCC encodes the following:
- the LOC4324706 gene encoding histone-lysine N-methyltransferase SUVR3 isoform X1, whose protein sequence is MRNSATPGAVGELAELVLPWLPPQDLAAAASASRALRAAASSVSAGRAADAAHGLEPHPIPFDNLVDGKPYAYFLYTPFSLTPSSASASPRRAQPWGRTWARPPGPTWPRSDLGGFPSSGCACAQGACGGARGCPCADPEAEAVGLGSEAGMGSLRECGDGCACGPSCGNRRTQLGVTVRLRVVRHREKGWGLHAAEVLRRGQFVCEYAGELLTTEEARRRQGLYDELASVGISPARAALRPGVSALQPAGGLGERAPRHAAAALRRAAAGALRGVHAEPGGGELRRPPARRGFHGRGARRAEGTRVSPALAATAAGGRRGPPRHEPLLGQCRTTAAVKLPVQLHD